A genomic segment from Salvia splendens isolate huo1 chromosome 13, SspV2, whole genome shotgun sequence encodes:
- the LOC121760684 gene encoding neurofilament heavy polypeptide-like yields the protein MAEEMEIPTGREVEDADVNMEEQGVKRIVTIEAGQPLLTAEEVLEKDTTVNEEENPTERVETSPAEGIATSTTAPERREVVIVTDEEEESEKRRPAREETSGKRSEEEQPKEALRQRAGEDVDSPARSAVGVPRRRTRLIIDEEPEEEEDVIFTPIDAQPSSGLPESPAKVEDSEREKREQKRKGKSIAILVKKKPRQASSTLVIRERRQEAEERDLEEDEALRFELRSKRMNDGTRSASAQRPEIAGV from the exons ATGGCCGAGGAAATGGAGATTCCTACTGGCAGAGAGGTGGAGGACGCTGATGTGAACATGGAGGAACAAGGAGTTAAGAGGATTGTTACTATAGAGGCAGGACAACCCTTACTTACCGCAGAGGAG GTGCTTGAGAAAGACACGACGGTGAATGAAGAGGAGAACCCTACTGAGAGGGTGGAAACAAGTCCCGCTGAGGGCATTGCAACAAGCACAACTGCACCGGAGAGAAGGGAAGTGGTGATTGTAACCGATGAAGAGGAGGAGAGTGAAAAG CGGAGGCCAGCCAGAGAAGAGACCTCTGGAAAGAGGTCTGAAGAAGAACAACCAAAGGAAGCCCTTAGACAGAGAGCAGGGGAGGATGTGGATAGTCCAGCAAGGAGTGCGGTTGGAGTTCCACGTCGCAGAACGAGACTCATAATTGATGAAGAACctgaagaagaagaggatgTTATCTTCACACCGATAGACGCACAACCTAGTTCTGGGCTTCCAGAATCGCCTGCTAAAGTAGAAGACAGtgaaagagagaagagagagcagaagaggaaagggaaatcCATCGCTATTCTAGTAAAGAAGAAGCCAAGGCAGGCTTCATCAACCTTGGTGATTCGAGAAAGAAGACAGGAGGCCGAAGAAAGAGATTTGGAAGAAGATGAGGCGTTGAGGTTTGAGCTTCGTTCTAAGCGAATGAATGATGGGACACGGAGTGCATCCGCGCAGAGGCCTGAGATAGCCGGAGTATAG
- the LOC121761774 gene encoding photosystem I reaction center subunit XI, chloroplastic-like has translation MASSTMASQLQSNFASSLTRKLSIPKGISDAPFRVKRTTSFTVKAIQSEKLTYQVIQPINGDPFIGSLETPVTSSPLVAWYLSNLPAYRSAVNPLLRGVEVGLAHGGLTSSSSIITEGGSTSSS, from the exons ATGGCTTCTTCAACCATGGCCAGCCAACTCCAAAGCAATTTCGCCTCTTCATTGACAAGAAAGCTTTCAATTCCAAAGGGAATCTCCGATGCTCCCTTTAGAGTGAAGAGAACCACTTCCTTCACAGTCAAAGCCATCCAGTCCGAAAAG CTAACTTACCAAGTAATTCAACCAATCAATGGTGACCCATTCATTGGAAGTCTCGAGACACCTGTCACATCAAGCCCATTGGTGGCATGGTACTTGTCCAACCTCCCCGCCTACCGGTCAGCTGTCAACCCGTTGCTCCGTGGGGTGGAGGTTGGGCTGGCCCATGGGGGTTTGACTTCATCATCTTCAATCATCACAGAAGGGGGTTCGACTTCATCATCTTGA